The DNA region GGCTGGTTTTGGGCTAGACATGGCTTATATAAAAACACAATGGAAATATCCTCTTGGACTTAATAGAAAATCCTGATCTTTCTGTAAGGTGTTTTTTGGACCGTCCCAGAGAGCTGATCAGAGAATGATCTCCCTGCTAGGTAATTGTATAGGACCATTCAGAAAACCCATAGAAAGGATTTAGTTCACTTAAGTTCTGTAGTTTGTTGGAGTAATTTTTACATGCCCCTGTGGGTTTCATCCCAGTTCCAATGGCTgggtgaagctagacaaattcagattggaaataacaCATAcgtttttaatagtgagagtaattaactgttGGAAGAATTGaccaagggtggtggtggattctccatcactgaccgtTTTCAATCAaggtgggatgtttttctaaaggatttgctctaggaatcattttggggcagttccctggcctgtgtgatgcaggcagtcagatcagatgatcacaatggccccttctggccttaggatCTCTGAAAAGTCCTATAGGATGTTTCCCTAGGGGAATCCTAGCCAATGATACACGAAGCCTAAGGAATGATAGTCTCTATCCTCTTAAGTCAATCGTCTCTTTCTCCTGCAGACTTGTTCTTCCCAGGTGCGTCCAAGCAATCGATCATGTCCTTCCAGCCTGCAGTCAGCCACCCCAGCATCTACATAGACACCAATGGGCAGCCCTCCTCTTTGCCTGATGTGGAAGGTTCCGCTGTGCCCCGGCTCGCAGTCCAGAGTCCAGACCCTTCTGTGATCTGTGAATACAGCCGAGGCGAGGGGCAGAGCAGCTCAGGTAGGGGTGATGGGGAAGCTGCCCACAGCTACAGCAAAAGCCAGGCTGACTGTCCGGGGCATAGGCCTCTTTGATAGCTGGGGGCAGCAGTTGCTGGTGCCTGTTAAAGGGTCAGCCAGGGAATCCTGAGCATGGGTCTGACAATGACTTCTGTGATGCACTGTCTCCAGCAGGCGCTGCAGTAGGGATGCTGTAGAAGGCCCAGGCGTGGTTACTTTTGTTGTTAAAAATGGTGAAATGATTGTGACTCAGAACCTGGGCCAAGCATGTTCATTCCGTAATCccagtgaagttacaccaggaATGGAGTAGGGTCCCATAGTCAAATCTCAGACCTCCACACACTCCTAGAGAAACTCTTTGCAAGGACGTGTCCCCACTGTCAGCTTCGAACAGCCTAGTGGTTAGCTTCAGGACAAACACTTGTGCGTTCATAATGCTCAAACTGTGGGTAACTATTCCAGCGCTCCTGCCTTCTAGTGTCCAGGTCTCCTAACGCAAGAACAAGGAGATGGTCAATGAAACGAAAAGGCAGCGAATTCCAAATTGATCTAAGACAATAGAACATTTTTCCTGCAGCACACAAGTtccctgtggaactcactgccacaggatgtCGTCAAGGTCAAGAATTTAACAAGATTCCAAGAGAGATTGAGCATTTATATGGATGAGCAAAATATCCAGCATCATCCAACTTAATCCTCAAAAAGATGTTGGAAGGGATGTGACAGCCTCAAAGTATTGGGATTTAGGAGGAGACTCCCACTGGGGGCCAGATTATCCCATATCTGCTACCGCAGGCTTTTTACACCTGCCAGCAAAGtagctggttctggccactgtcGGGAAAGGAATGTTCCTGTTGGGTCTGACCAGCGCCCATGCAGCCctgccagggtgtgtgtgtctgtggctgCTTTGAGTGATTTTTTTAGTAAGATGATGATCCTGGGGCGGTtccagggctgtggggagaggggactgaTTGGGAATCTAATGCATGGTGCTAAAGGGGGTGAAGCTGATAGACTGACCTACTAGCTTCTCTTCTCTTTCAGCTGAATCAGGGCCGGAGCTGCGGACTCCAGAGATGTCGGCAATGTCCCCGCCTCTGAGAAATGAGTCCCTCGTCTCCTACGCCTCTATGTCGGAGGAGGAAGAGCGGGAAGGCCAGGAGGTGGACGGGTGCCCCGGTGCAGCGATGGGCCTTCAGCCTGGCCCGGAGCCCCAGCTGTCGGCAGAGGACAGCGCGAAGGCATCCCGGCAGGCCATGCTCATCCGCCGGTGCAATTCCCAGGGCTCCATGAGCTCCCTCCCCGAGGACACGCTCAATCACGTGGACGCTCACGCAGACTGGGCCCACGAAGGGGTCTCTGACATCCCCTCCTTGGGCAGGGTGCTTGACGCCTCCCAGCCGGAAGAGGAGGAGGGCAGCCAGGGCCCTGAGGTGGGCTCCTTGCCCAGGGTACTGATGGGGCCCAcgtgggagaagcagcagcaggaggaggagcagcagcagcagcaggggcgcTCCCCACTGCATGGCGCGCTCACCGAGGAGTCCCTGCCCTCCTCCGCCTCACCTCAGGAGGACCAGCCCCCCGCCCCGGTGCCACCGCCGCGGGGCCTGGGCTGCTCTTGGCTgcgggagggcaggagggagagctgGAGGACTAACATCCACCGCCTGCTGGACCTGGAGGAGCAGTGGGACCAGCTGTACCACCAGGAGCTGGCCATGTGGCAGGAGGAGCGGGCCACGCAGCGCGAGGAGCGGGCgcgggacagggagctgcagttcCGCCTGCTGGGCGTCCTGACGGACATCCGGGACGAGCTGCGCTACCTGCGGCAGGAGCGGGCCAGCGCGCGCCAGAGCCAGGCCCCGCCCGCTGAGGCGGGGCCCGAGGCCAGCGGGCTCTTAGACCAGCCACCCAAAGTGGAAGTCAGCTTCCCCGGGCCGACCCTGGGCAGCGCCGGCTGGGgggagagcgccatggccagcaggaaCCCCTATGGCAGCCGAGGGCGGGGGCGGCGCCGGGGACGGCCGCGCGGCTCCGCCTCCAAACACAGACGCCTCTTCCTGACCAATAGCTAGGAGCGGCTGGGGGCTGTCAATTCCAGTGACGGACATGGTGTGTGGACAGCCCTCCCGGAGCCTGGGGTCGAGCGCACGGGGTGGGCACGCAGCATGCGCCTGGACATGGAAGGGCAGGCTTGAGTGTTGGGGGGGATGCGTGCGacgggggctgtgtgtgtgtgctggaggtgtgtgtgagggggagagagagaggcatctGGGAATATGCCTGGTGTGCAAACGCATCGGTGCATGTGTGTGAGCTGGGGAGTTGAGCGTGCCTGTGTAAGTTTGACAGGTGTGGGTGCAGTTTGAGCATCTGTGCACCAGCACCTGTTGGGGGAGGGTATGTGGGGGGAAGTGTGCAAGCctgtggtgtgtgtgtctgtgagaatGGTGTGTGAATGCATGGGCtgcaggtgtgactgcagctgtgtgtgtgtgggtgaatGCATGTGCTTGTGAACTTGCAGCTGCAAATGTGTAAGCAATGCACAGGTGTGAGCATGTGGCATGTGTACAGGAGGGCTCTGCAGGGCTGGTGTGCAGTGGGGAGTGTATGAGGCTGCAGTGTTGTGTGTCTG from Gopherus evgoodei ecotype Sinaloan lineage chromosome 2, rGopEvg1_v1.p, whole genome shotgun sequence includes:
- the LOC115645279 gene encoding uncharacterized protein LOC115645279, whose product is MDSSAALASAPPSSAPSGSRSPMFSSGADREEWGPRFNCAPSTSAAASQGLAASGRKRKANFSNDETETLVWNVVRHFSALYGSESLRAHPVRRKQLWTQIQSRVNFLGYTERSIDDLKHKWRDLRLDVKKKITSKKHPPMNRAGGPLHKPRLTPLEKMVASTFLQASHDSEPEIIFDPDLFFPGASKQSIMSFQPAVSHPSIYIDTNGQPSSLPDVEGSAVPRLAVQSPDPSVICEYSRGEGQSSSAESGPELRTPEMSAMSPPLRNESLVSYASMSEEEEREGQEVDGCPGAAMGLQPGPEPQLSAEDSAKASRQAMLIRRCNSQGSMSSLPEDTLNHVDAHADWAHEGVSDIPSLGRVLDASQPEEEEGSQGPEVGSLPRVLMGPTWEKQQQEEEQQQQQGRSPLHGALTEESLPSSASPQEDQPPAPVPPPRGLGCSWLREGRRESWRTNIHRLLDLEEQWDQLYHQELAMWQEERATQREERARDRELQFRLLGVLTDIRDELRYLRQERASARQSQAPPAEAGPEASGLLDQPPKVEVSFPGPTLGSAGWGESAMASRNPYGSRGRGRRRGRPRGSASKHRRLFLTNS